From a single Brassica napus cultivar Da-Ae chromosome C9, Da-Ae, whole genome shotgun sequence genomic region:
- the LOC106417837 gene encoding glutathione gamma-glutamylcysteinyltransferase 1-like yields MAMTSVYRRSLPSPPAIDFSSPEGKKIFNEALQKGTMEGFFKLISYFQTQSEPAYCGLASLSVVLNALSIDPGRKWKGPWRWFDESMLDCCEPLEVVKEKGITFEKVVCLAHCSGAKVEAFRTSQSTIDDFRKFVVTCSVSDNFHMISSYDRGVFKQTGSGHFSPIGGYNAERDMALILDVARFKYPPHWVPLQLLWEAMDTIVKLTGKHRGFMLISRPHREPGLLYTLTCKDERWISIAKYLKEDVPRLVSSQHVDTVEKILPVVFKSLPSKFNQFIRWVAEIRITEDVNQHLSAEEKSRLNLKQVVLKEVHETELFKHISKFFSSMDYEDILTYSAAKACCQGAEILSGCSSKGFCCQETCVKCVKGSGEAEGTVVTGVVVRNGNEQRVDLLVPATQNDCECGPKANYPAGEDVFTVLLLALTPQTWLGITDQALMHEMKQLVSMASLPTMLQEEVLHLRRQLQLLKRCQENKEEEDFAAPAY; encoded by the exons GTACCGGCGATCTCTTCCTTCTCCTCCGGCCATTGACTTTTCTTCTCCCGAAGGCAAG aaaatatTCAATGAAGCGCTTCAGAAAGGAACAATGGAAGGATTTTTCAAGTTGATTTCTTATTTCCAGACGCAGTCAGAACCTGCCTATTGTGGCTTGGCTAGTCTTTCTGTCGTCTTAAATGCTCTGTCTATTGATCCTGGACGAAAATGGAAAG GGCCTTGGAGGTGGTTTGATGAATCAATGCTGGACTGCTGCGAACCGCTGGAAGTAGTGAAAGAAAAGGGTATTACGTTTGAAAAAGTTGTGTGTTTGGCTCATTGTTCAGGAGCTAAAGTGGAAGCTTTCCGCACAAGTCAGAGTACCATTGATGATTTCAGAAAATTCGTAGTGACATGCTCGGTTTCTGATAATTTCCATATGATCTCGTCATATGATAGAGGAGTATTTAAGCAG ACTGGGTCTGGTCACTTTTCACCTATAGGTGGCTATAACGCTGAAAGAGATATGGCTTTGATTCTTGATGTCGCCCGTTTCAAGTATCCTCCTCACTGGGTTCCTCTTCAACTACTTTGGGAAGCCATGGACACCATTGTTAAGTTAACAGGGAAACATAGAGG GTTCATGCTCATATCTAGACCCCATAGAGAACCTGGATTGCTCTATACACTG accTGCAAGGATGAAAGATGGATCAGCATAGCCAAGTATTTGAAGGAAGATGTTCCTCGTCTTGTAAGCTCACAGCATGTAGATACTGTGGAAAAGATCTTACCAGTTGTGTTCAAGTCACTTCCATCAAAGTTTAACCAATTCATCAGATGGGTGGCTGAGATCAGAATAACAGAGGATGTAAACCAACATCTCAGCGCAGAGGAGAAATCAAGGCTAAACTTAAAG CAAGTGGTGCTGAAAGAAGTGCATGAAACTGAACTGTTCAAACACATTAGTAAGTTCTTCTCCTCAATGGATTATGAAGACATTCTGACGTATTCAGCTGCAAAGGCTTGTTGCCAAGGAGCTGAAATATTATCTGGATGCTCATCAAAAGGGTTCTGCTGTCAGGAAACTTGTGTGAAATGTGTCAAAG GTTCTGGCGAGGCCGAAGGAACGGTGGTGACTGGAGTTGTGGTGCGTAATGGGAATGAACAAAGGGTTGATCTATTGGTGCCAGCGACCCAAAATGACTGTGAATGTGGTCCAAAGGCTAATTATCCAGCAGGAGAAGATGTGTTCACTGTACTTCTGCTCGCTTTAACTCCACAGACATGGTTAGGGATCACAGACCAAGCTCTTATGCATGAAATGAAGCAGCTCGTTTCCATGGCGTCCCTCCCAACTATGCTTCAAGAAGAG GTATTGCATCTACGACGCCAACTTCAGCTGCTAAAACGATGCCAAGAGAACAAGGAAGAGGAGGATTTCGCTGCTCCTGCCTATTGA
- the LOC106416883 gene encoding glutathione gamma-glutamylcysteinyltransferase 1, with amino-acid sequence MAVASLYRRSLTSPPAIDFSSTDGKVRINFCLWLACALSCCFSLQNIFKEAVQKGTMEGYFSLISYFQTLSEPAFSGLASLSVVLNALSIDSDRKWKVKFHRKYDPFCFMHFLPIGSWRWFDESMLDCCESLEIVKEKGISFGKLVCLAHCSGAKVEAFRTSHSTIDDFRKFVVACSISEKCHMISSYDRGVFKQTATSHFSPIGGYSAERDMALILDVGRFKYPPHWVPLKLLWEAMDTIDQSTGKRRGFMLISRLHKDPGLLYTLSCKDESWISIVKYLKEDVPRLVSSQHVDTVEKILSVVFKSLPSNFNTFIKWVAEIRRTEDAKPNLSAEEESRQKLKRDELTQVHETELFEHVSKFLTSVGYEENLSFAAATACCQGAKVLSGCSSNEYYCRETSVKCIKGHGPSGVEEATVIAGVVVRDGSEQEVDLLVPSTQPVSKGSEYYSPESKYPSGSDAFTALLMALPPQTWFGIKDQALQTKMKKLVSVGTFSTMHHEEVSHLRRQLIMLKRCQEKKEEEDLTAPLS; translated from the exons ATGGCTGTGGCGAGTTTGTATCGGCGATCACTTACCTCTCCTCCTGCGATTGACTTTTCTTCTACCGATGGCAAGGTACGGATCAATTTTTGTCTCTGGCTTGCTTGTGCCCTAAGTTGTTGTTTTTCTTTGCAGAATATATTCAAAGAAGCGGTTCAGAAAGGAACAATGGAAGGATATTTCAgtttaatttcttatttccaGACGCTGTCTGAACCTGCCTTTTCTGGTTTGGCTAGCCTTTCAGTGGTCTTGAATGCCCTTTCCATCGATTCCGACCGAAAATGGAAAG TTAAGTTTCATCG CAAGTATGACCCATTTTGTTTTATGCATTTTCTTCCTATAGGATCTTGGAGGTGGTTTGATGAATCAATGCTGGATTGCTGCGAATCTCTGGAGATAGTGAAAGAAAAAGGGATTTCATTTGGAAAACTTGTGTGTTTGGCTCATTGTTCAGGAGCTAAAGTGGAAGCTTTCCGCACAAGTCATAGTACCATTGATGATTTCAGAAAATTCGTAGTGGCATGCTCCATTTCTGAGAAATGCCATATGATCTCGTCATATGATAGAGGAGTGTTTAAGCAG ACTGCAACTTCTCACTTTTCACCTATAGGTGGCTATAGTGCTGAAAGAGACATGGCTCTGATTCTTGATGTCGGTCGTTTTAAGTATCCTCCTCACTGGGTTCCTCTTAAACTTCTTTGGGAAGCCATGGACACCATTGATCAGTCAACAGGGAAACGTAGAGG GTTCATGCTCATTTCTAGACTCCACAAAGACCCAGGATTGCTTTATACTCTG AGCTGCAAAGATGAAAGTTGGATCAGCATAGTCAAGTATTTGAAGGAAGACGTTCCTCGTCTTGTAAGTTCACAGCATGTAGATACTGTTGAAAAAATCTTATCAGTTGTGTTCAAGTCCCTTCCGTCCAACTTCAACACATTCATTAAATGGGTGGCTGAGATCCGAAGAACAGAGGACGCAAAACCAAATCTTAGTGCAGAGGAGGAATCAAGGCAAAAGTTGAAG CGAGATGAACTGACGCAAGTGCATGAAACCGAACTGTTCGAGCACGTGAGCAAGTTCTTAACCTCAGTGGGCTACGAAGAAAATCTATCATTCGCAGCTGCTACGGCTTGTTGCCAAGGAGCCAAAGTCTTATCCGGATGCTCATCAAACGAGTACTATTGTCGCGAAACTTCTGTGAAATGCATCAAAGGTCATGGGCCTTCTGGAGTGGAGGAAGCCACAGTTATAGCCGGAGTTGTGGTTCGTGACGGTAGTGAACAAGAGGTTGACCTATTGGTGCCGTCGACTCAACCTGTCTCGAAAGGAAGTGAATATTATAGTCCGGAGTCAAAGTATCCATCAGGCAGCGATGCATTCACCGCGCTTCTGATGGCTTTACCTCCACAGACATGGTTTGGAATCAAAGACCAAGCTCTTCAAACCAAAATGAAGAAGCTGGTCTCCGTTGGCACCTTCTCGACTATGCATCACGAAGAG GTATCTCATCTTAGGAGACAACTTATAATGCTAAAGCGATGCcaagagaagaaggaagaggaaGACCTCACCGCTCCTCTCTCTTAA